GGTTGCCGATGACGCGGGTGGCGACCATGGTCAGCGCCTCCGCCTGGGTCGGGTTGACCTTGCCTGGCATGATCGACGAACCCGGCTCGTTCTCCGGCAGGATCAGCTCGCCGAGGCCGGAGCGCGGACCGGAACCGAGGAAGCGGATGTCGTTGGCGATCTTGAACAGGTCGCCTGCCAGCGCCGCCAGCGCGCCGTGGAAAGCGGCAAGCGCGCCATGGCTCGCCAGCGCCTCGAACTTGTTCTCCGCGGTGCGGAACGGCAGGCCGGTGATGCGGGCGACATTGTCGGCGAAGAGTTCGGCGAAGCCCTCCGGCGCGTTGAGGCCGGTGCCGACGGCGGTGCCACCCTGGGCGAGCGCATGAACGTCGCCCAGCGCGCCCTCGATGCGGGCCAGCCCCAGCTCGAGCGCAGCACGGTACCCGGAAAACTCCTGGCCCAGCGTCAGCGGCGTGGCGTCCTGCGTGTGGGTGCGGCCGATCTTCACGATATCGGCAAATTCCTTCTCCTTGGCCTCCGCCGCCGCCATCATGTGGTTGAGCGCCGGGATCAGCCGCTCCGCCGTCTCCACTGCAACCGCGATGTGCATGGCTGTCGGGAAGGTGTCGTTGGAGGACTGGCTGGCATTGACGTGGTCGTTCGGGTGGACCGGGTCCTTCGACCCGATCGTGCCGCCGAGCAACTCGATGGCCCGGTTGGCGATCACCTCGTTGGCGTTCATGTTGCTCTGCGTACCCGAACCGGTCTGCCAGACCGAAAGCGGGAAGTGATCGTCCAGCCTGCCCTCGATCACCTCGGTCGCCGCCTCGACAATTGCCGCCGCGCGCCGCGCGTCAAGCTTGCCGAGATCGCGGTTGGCGAGCGCGGCAGCCTTCTTGACGATGCCGAGCGCGCGGATCAGCGGCAGCGGCATCGTCTCCGTGCCGATCGGAAAGTTCATCAGCGAGCGCCCGGTCTGCGCGCCCCAGTAACGGTCGGCCGGAACCTCGACCTCGCCCATCGTGTCGGTTTCGATACGCATGTTCTCGCTCATGTCGGTCTCCTTTGCCCGTTATGGCATGCACCGCTTCGGTTCATCGCCGCAA
This portion of the Oricola thermophila genome encodes:
- the fumC gene encoding class II fumarate hydratase, with protein sequence MSENMRIETDTMGEVEVPADRYWGAQTGRSLMNFPIGTETMPLPLIRALGIVKKAAALANRDLGKLDARRAAAIVEAATEVIEGRLDDHFPLSVWQTGSGTQSNMNANEVIANRAIELLGGTIGSKDPVHPNDHVNASQSSNDTFPTAMHIAVAVETAERLIPALNHMMAAAEAKEKEFADIVKIGRTHTQDATPLTLGQEFSGYRAALELGLARIEGALGDVHALAQGGTAVGTGLNAPEGFAELFADNVARITGLPFRTAENKFEALASHGALAAFHGALAALAGDLFKIANDIRFLGSGPRSGLGELILPENEPGSSIMPGKVNPTQAEALTMVATRVIGNQTVVNMAASQGHFELNVFKPVVADAVLQSVRLLSDAMVSFTDRCLAGIEANRERIGDLVSRSLMLVTALAPSIGYDNAAAIAKAAHKNGTTLREEAIRSGHVTAEEFDRIVRPENMV